AATTCTCCCTTTCTTTCTTCTCCATAAACTTTTTTACAATTTTTTCCAATATTCTCTTTTATAATCTCAAATATTCTGTTTACACTTGTTTCAATCCCTGTTCCCACATTAAAAACTCCTGTTGTTTCATTCTTCATAAATAAAACATTTGCCTCAACAACATCATCAATAAAAATAAAATCCCTCGTCTGGTTTCCATCTCCAAAAATTATACATTCTTTCCCATCAAGTATTCTTGATATAAAAATTGCAATAACACCTGCTTCTGACAGATAATTCTGCCTCGGACCATAAACATTTCCATACCTTAAAGCAACATAATTTATTCCATACTTTTTCCAGTAAGCATATAATAGTTTTTCACCTGTTAATTTTGAAATACCATAAACACATATAGGAAATGGCTCAATAGTTTCAGGACTTGGAAAAATATCAGTCAATCCATACATAACTCCACCTGTTGAAGAAAAAATAATTTTTTTGGGTGGTTTTTCCTTTGCACATTCAAGAATATTTATAATCCCTCCTATATTTACATCAACATCAAAGATAGGGTCTTCCTCTCCCTTTCTAACATTTATCTGTGCAGCAAAATGAAAAATATAATCAAAATAATAATTATCAAAAATCTCTTTTAACTTTTCTTTTTCCCTTATATCAAAATTATAAAAAATAACTTCTTCATTCAGATTTTCCAGTGAACCTGTTGAAAGATTATCAATTACTATAACTTCATTCCTTTCTTTAACCAATCTATCAACTGTATGACTTCCTATAAAACCTGCTCCACCTGTAACAAGAATTTTTGACATTTTTAATCCTTCAAAATGACATCCTTGAGCCAATCCCTGTTTTCAATATACCAGTTTACTGTTCTTTCAATACCTTCATTTATATCAATTTTAGGAGTCCAGTTCAATAAATTTTTTGCCTTTGTTATATCAGCATAAGTTGCCTTTATATCCGCTTTATGAAATGGAGCATAAATAATCTTTGCTTTTTTATTCAATTTTTCCTCAATTAATTTTATAATTTCATTCAATTGATGTGGATTGCTGTTCCCAAGATTTATTACATGGAAACCAGAAAGATTGAGCCCTGAAATAGTCCCTTCTGCAATATCATCAATATAGGTAAAATCCCTGCTCTGTGTCCCATCTCCATAAACAGTTATCTCTTTTTCCTCATCAATCAATTTTATAAACTTAAAAATACTCATATCAGGTCTTCCACATGGTCCATAAACAGTAAAATAT
The genomic region above belongs to bacterium and contains:
- a CDS encoding NAD-dependent epimerase/dehydratase family protein; the encoded protein is MSKILVTGGAGFIGSHTVDRLVKERNEVIVIDNLSTGSLENLNEEVIFYNFDIREKEKLKEIFDNYYFDYIFHFAAQINVRKGEEDPIFDVDVNIGGIINILECAKEKPPKKIIFSSTGGVMYGLTDIFPSPETIEPFPICVYGISKLTGEKLLYAYWKKYGINYVALRYGNVYGPRQNYLSEAGVIAIFISRILDGKECIIFGDGNQTRDFIFIDDVVEANVLFMKNETTGVFNVGTGIETSVNRIFEIIKENIGKNCKKVYGEERKGELKRSCLSIEKIKSQTNWAPKYKIEEGIKKTIEWFLSKR